The genomic interval TCGGCGGTGTCGGGCAACTGGCTGGCAGCCTCTGGGCCGCCTTCGGTCTCGGCATCGCCAACAAGCTGCTGGAGCCGCAGATCGGCGCGGTGCTTGGCAAGATCCTCATCCTTGCGTTGATCATTCTGTTCATCCAGAAGCGCCCGCAAGGCCTGTTCGCCCTCAAGGGACGGGTAATCGACTGATGAACCAGCCACTGCTTGTCACCGCTTCGCAAAAAGCCGGGCCGCGCCTGTCGCTGGCCATCGGCGCTGTCGTCGTCCTGCTGTTGCTGGCCCTGCCGCTGCTGTCGTTATTGCCGGCGGACCATGCCCTGCAGGTTTCGGCCTACACCCTGACACTGGTCGGCAAGATCCTCTGCTATGCCATCGTCGCCCTGGCCCTGGACCTGGTCTGGGGCTATGCCGGGCTGCTGTCGCTGGGCCACGGCCTGTTCTTCGCCCTCGGTGGCTACGCCATGGGCATGTACCTGATGCGCCAGGCCGCCGGGGACGGGCTGCCGGGTTTCATGACCTTCCTGTCGTGGACCGAACTGCCTTGGTACTGGGCCGGTACTCAGCATTTTGCCTGGGCGCTGTGCCTGGTGGTGCTGGCGCCGGGCCTGCTGGCGCTGGTGTTCGGCTTTTTCGCCTTCCGTTCGCGGATCAAGGGCGTGTACTTCTCGATCATGACCCAGGCCCTGACCTTTGCCGGCATGCTGCTGTTCTTCCGTAACGAAACCGGGTTTGGCGGCAACAACGGCTTCACCAGCTTCCGCACCATCCTGGGCTTCGACATCGCCGCGCAAGGCACCCGCGCGGTGCTGTTCCTGCTCACTGTCGGCCTGCTGCTGGCCAGCCTGTACCTGTGTTGGCGCCTGACCCAAAGCAAATTCGGCCGCCTGCTCACCGCCGTGCGCGACGCTGAAAACCGCCTGATGTTCTGCGGCTACGACCCACGCGGTTTCAAGCTGCTGGTGTGGGTGCTGAGCGCCGTGCTGTGCGGCCTTGCCGGTGCGCTGTACGTGCCTCAAGTGGGCATCATCAACCCCAGCGAGATGTCGCCGACCAACTCCATCGAGGCCGCCGTGTGGGTCGCCCTTGGCGGGCGTGGCACGTTGATTGGCCCGCTGCTCGGCGCTGGCCTGGTCAACGGCATGAAGAGCTGGTTCACCGTGGCCTTCCCGGAGTTCTGGCTGTTCTTCCTCGGTGCGCTGTTCATTCTCGTCACCCTGTACCTGCCCAAGGGCGTGGTCGGTCTGTTGAAGAAAAGGAGCCAACCATGAGAGGCGTGCCCCCTGTGCATCCAGAATTCATGCTTGAACCGGTGTTCGACAACCTCGGCGCCGGCCGCGACGCCATCGGCCTGGGCAGCCGCCGTACAGCGGGCCTGGACACCCGCCATGGCACGGTGCTGAGCCTGGAAGACATCAGCGTCAGCTTCGATGGTTTCAAGGCCCTCAACGCGCTCAACCTGTACATCGGCGTCGGTGAACTGCGCTGCATCATTGGCCCCAACGGTGCCGGCAAGACCACGATGATGGACGTGATCACCGGCAAGACCCGCCCCGACACCGGCAGCGCGTTCTTTGGCGACACCCTCGACCTGACCCGCATGAGCGAATACCAGATCGCCCAGGCCGGCATCGGCCGCAAGTTCCAGAAGCCGACGGTGTTCGAAGCACTGACCGTGTTCGAGAACCTGGAGCTGGCCCTGAAGACTGACAAGTCGGTGTGGGCCAGCCTGGCCGCGCGGTTGAGTGGTGAGCAACAGCAGCGCATCGACGAGGTGCTCACCACCTTGCGCCTGCAATCCCTGGCGCAGCGCCAGGCGGGGTTGCTGTCTCACGGCCAGAAGCAGTTCCTGGAGATCGGCATGTTGCTGGTGCAAGAACCACAACTGCTGCTGCTCGATGAACCGGTGGCCGGCATGACCGACGCCGAGACCGAGTTCACCGCCGAACTGTTCAAGGGCCTGGCCGGCAAGCATTCGCTGATGGTGGTGGAGCACGACATGGGGTTTGTCGGGAGCATTGCCGACCATGTGACCGTGCTGCACCAAGGTAGCGTGCTGGCGGAGGGGTCGCTGGAGCAGGTGCAGGCGGATGAGCGCGTGGTCGAGGTGTACCTGGGCCGATGATTCAAACAGCCTGCACCGGCCTCTTCGCGGGGCAAGCCCGCTCCCACAGGGGATCACTCCATCCGAAAACTGTGGTGAACCTGTGGGAGCGGGCTTGCCCCGCGAAGGGGCCGGTGCAGCCACAACAAGAAACTCAGGGACATGACATGCTCAAGATTGACACCCTGCACCAATACTACGGCGGCAGCCACATCCTGCGCGGCCTGTCCTTCGAGGCCAAGGTCGGCGAAGTCACCTGCCTGCTGGGCCGCAACGGCGTGGGCAAGACCACCCTGCTGCGCTGCCTGATGGGCCTGGTCGCCGCCCGCGAAGGCAGCGTCGAATGGGAAGGCAAGCCGATCACCACGCTCAAGCCCCAGCAACGGGTCCACGCCGGCATCGCCTACGTGCCCCAAGGCCGCGAGATCTTCCCGCGGCTGACCGTGGAAGAAAACCTGCTGATGGGCCTGTCGCGCTTTCCCGCCCGCGAGGCCCGCGAAGTGCCCGCCTTCATCTACGAGCTGTTCCCGGTACTGGAACAGATGAAACAGCGCCGCGGCGGCGACTTGTCTGGGGGCCAGCAGCAGCAACTTGCCATTGGCCGTGCCCTGGCCAGCCGCCCGCGCCTGCTGATTCTCGACGAGCCCACCGAAGGCATCCAGCCCTCGGTGATCAAGGAAATCGGCGCGGTCATCCGGCGCCTGGCCGAGCGTGGCGACATGGCCATCCTGCTGGTCGAGCAGTTCTACGACTTTGCCGAAGAACTGGCCGACCAGTACCTGGTGATGGCGCGTGGCGAGATCATCCAGCGTGGGCGTGGTGAAAACATGCAAGCCGAGGGTGTACGCGGGCTGGTAACCATTTAATCTGCGCCCATCGACCTTGTGAGACGCTGCAATGAGCCACGAAATCCGCGACGCCTTGCCCGCCGACGTGCCGGGTATCCTCGACATCTACAACGACGCCGTGCGCAACACCACGGCGATCTGGAACGAAACCCCGGTGGACCTGGCCAACCGCCAGGCCTGGTTCGAGGCCAGGGCACAACAGGGCTACCCGATCCTGGTGGCAGTGGATGAGACCGGCGTGCTGGGGTATGCATCGTTCGGCGACTGGCGGCCGTTCGAGGGTTTTCGCCATACCGTCGAGCACTCGGTGTATATCCGTGGCGACCAGCGCGGCAAGGGTTTGGGGCCGGTGTTGATGGCCGCGTTGATCGAGCGTGCGCGGGGCTGTGGCAAGCACGTGATGGTGGCAGCGATCGAAAGTGGCAATGCGGCGTCGGTACGCCTGCATGAGCGGCTGGGGTTCGTGGTGACCGGGCAGATGCCGCAGGTGGGGGTGAAGTTTGGGCGGTGGCTGGACCTGACCTTCATGCAACTGGTGCTGAACCCGGGGGCTGAGCCCGCTTAAGTATTGTGCTGGCTGTACCGGCCACTTCGCGGGACAAGCCCGCTCCCACAGGTACCCCACTGTAATCTGATTCAGTGCGGTACCTGTGGGAGCGGGCTTGTCCCGCGAAGAGGCCGGTGCAGGCAGACAGACTCACATCTGGATAAACCTACCTAAGCGCTGCTTCAGCATGCTGTTCTCACTGCGCAACTGCTGCACTTCCTGCAGCAGCTCCAGCGCCAGCGCCACGCCTTCCCACTCCAGTTCCAACTCTTGGTGCAGCTTCGCCGCACGCTTGGCCAAAAGCGGCGCCTGATCGTCGAACAACCAATCCTCGGGCGTTCGCCCAGAGGGTTCGACGATGCCGTGTTCGACTATTTCGATCACGTAGTCGGCCGTAATATCGGCCTCCTGGCAGAGGGTGCGCATGTCCAGTTGAACGATCAAGGTGCTGCTCATGATCACTTACTCCATTGTGCCCTCGGGTTGAACGCGGCCTTCTCGGAAAGCTTGGCCCACAGTTCACGGGTAGACTCGTCGGATGCCGTCGGCATCACCACTTTCAGCTGCGCGTAGAGGTTGCCGCGCTCGCCCTGCTTGTTGGCCAGGCCCTTGCCCGGTACCCGCAGGCGTTGGCCGCTCTGGCTGTCGGGGCGGATGGTCAGGTTGATCTTGCCGTCCAGGGTCGGCACCGCCACCTTGGTGCCCAGCGCAGCCTCCCACGGTGCCAATGGCACGGTGATGATCAAGTCATGACCTTCGACATCGAACAGCGGATGCGGTGCCATGCGGATGGTCAGGAACAGGTCGCCATTGGGCCCGCCGCCACTGCCCGGCGCACCCTGGCCCTTGAGGCGAATGCGCTCGCCGTCGGTCACCCCGGCAGGGATCTTGACGTTCAGGGTCTTGGTGGTGAACCCGGTGCGCTGCCCGGCAGCATTGGTTTGCGGCACCTGGAAGCTGATCTGCTTGGACTCCTTGCTCAGGGTCTCCTCAAGGAAAACCGCCAGTTCCAGCTCCACGTCCTGCCCTCGCCTGCCTGCACTGCGCTGTTGCCGGGCGCCACCAAAGGGGTTGCCCCCGCGCGCGCCAAAAATCGAGCTGAAGAAGTCGGAGAAGTCGCCACCTTCGAAACCACCACCAGCACCACCGCCCCGGTTTTCCCAGCCCGGCGGCGCCTGGAACGGCCGGCCATGCTGGCCGCCGTACTTGCGGATTTCGTCGAATTCGGCACGTTTCTGCGCGTCGCCCAGCACTTCGTAGGCCTCGTTGGCCTCTTTGAACTTGTCCTCGGCGTCGCGCTCCTTGCTGACATCGGGGTGATACTTGCGCGCCAGCTTGCGGTACGCGGCCTTGATCGCCTTATCATCCGCCGTGGGCTCTACGCCAAGTATCTTGTAATAGTCTTTGAAGTCCATCTGTGGATCACCAATGTGAAATTGCGTGTTGCAACTGAAGATAGGGGTCAAGCATAGCCTTTCAAGGCCCACTTGGGATTGCTGCATGGCAGACGACTGGTCTTGATTCTCTTGCCAACTGGCATAAACTGCGCGGCCGTTTTGCCTCCGGAAGCCCTTTTCCCATGTCTGACGTATCCCCGGCCCGCGCCCTGGGCATCGACTTTGGCACCTCTAACTCCACGGTCGGCTGGCACCGCCCTGGTACTGAGTCGCTGATCGCCCTGGAAGACGGCAAGATCACCCTGCCTTCGGTGGTCTTCTTCAACATCGAGGAGCGTCGCCCGGTGTATGGTCGCCTGGCGTTGCACGAATACCTGGAAGGCTACGAAGGCCGCCTGATGCGCTCGCTCAAGAGCCTGCTCGGCTCCAAGCTGATCAAGCACGACACCAGCGTGCTGGGCAGCGCCCTGCCGTTCAAGGACCTGCTGGGCATGTTTATCGGCGAGCTGAAAAAGCGCGCTGAAACCGCCGCCGAGCGCAGCTTCGATCAGGTGGTGCTGGGCCGTCCGGTGTTTTTCGTCGATGAAGACCCGGCCGCCGACCAGGAAGCCGAGGACACCTTGGCCGACGTGGCACGCAAGATCGGCTTCAAGGACGTGTCGTTCCAGTACGAACCGATTGCCGCAGCCTTCGACTACGAGTCGAGCATCAGCCGTGAAGAGTTGGTACTGATCGTCGATATCGGCGGTGGTACCTCCGACTTTACCCTGATCCGCCTGTCGCCCGAGCGCCACCTGGTGGCAGAACGCCAAAGCGACATTCTCGCCACCGGCGGCGTGCACATTGGCGGTACCGACTTCGACAAGCAACTGAGCCTGCAGGGCGTGATGCCGCTGTTCGGCTATGGCAGCCGGATGAAGAGCGGTGCGCTGATGCCGACCAGCTATCACCTCAACCTGGCCACCTGGCACACGATCAACGCCCTGTATTCGCAGAAGTCCCAGCTGGCCCTGGGCAACATGCGCTACGACATCGAAGACACCCTGGGCATCGACCGCTTGTTCAAGTTGATCGAACAGCGCGCCGGCCACTGGCTGGCGATGGAAGTGGAAGCCAGCAAGATCGAGCTGACCGAGCACGACAGCCGCCATATCGACCTGCGCCGGGTAGAGCCGGAGCTGACAGCGGAGCTGACCCGTGCCGTGTTCGAAGCGGCAATCGAAGGCCTGCTGGAGCGCGTGCGCGGCAGCGTCAGCGAGCTGCTGAACAAGGCGGGCGTCAGCGAAGGGCAGGTGGATACCGTCTTCTTCACCGGGGGTTCGAGCGGGATCCCGGCGCTGCGTAACAGCGTGGCGGCGATGCTGCCCAATGCCCGGCATGTGGAAGGCAACATCTTCGGCAGCATTGGTAGCGGATTGGCGATTGAGGCGCGTAAGCGCTACGGCTCGATCTGATAAACCTCTATAGCCTGCGCTGGCCTCTTCGCGGGGCAAGCCCGCTCCCACAGGATCACCATTGCCGCTGTGCTGTAGGTAATCCTGTGGGAGCGGGCTTGCCCCGCGAAGAGGCCGGCGCAGGAGATCAGACCAGCTCCGCCCGCCGCAGCTCACTCTTCAGGTAGGCATAGTAGATCGGCCCCGCCACCACCCCCGGCAAGCCGAAGGCCGCCTCGAACACCAGCATCGCCAGCAACAGCTCCCACGACTTGGCACTGATCTGCCCGCCGACGATCCGCGCGTTGAGGAAGTACTCGACCTTGTGGATAACGATCAGATAGCCCAACGCCGCCAGCGCCACCCAGATCGACAACGACAACCCGACAATGGTGATCAGGGTGTTGGACATCAGGTTGCCGATCACCGGCAGCAGCCCGAGCAGGAAGGTCAGCACGATCAGTGTCTTGGTCAGCGGCAGGTGCACACCGAACAGCGGCAGCACCACGGCCAGGAAGAGGCCGGTGAAGGTGGTGTTGAGCAGCGAAATCTTGATCTGCGCGAAGACAATGTTGCGAAACGCCTGCACCAGCAGGCTCAGGCGTTCGAACAGCGCTGCCGCCAACGGCTTGCGTCGCGAGATGTCAGGGATGCGCTGCAGGGCAACGATGGCGCCAAGGATCATGCCGATCAGCAAGGTGACGAACATGTGCGCCATGCCCTTGCCCACCAATTGCAGCTCACCCAGGTGGCTCTTGAGCCAGTCACCGATGGCCACTTTAAACTCGGCGGCACTGGCCGGCAGGTAGCCTTCGATGAACGGCGGCAACTGCCCACGGGCCCGCTCGACCAGGGCCATGAACTTGTCCAGCGAAGCCCCGGGGTTTTCTGCCTCGTGCAGCAGGAAGCTGAACGCGCCGGCGATCAGCAGGGTCAGGGTGGTAACCACCAACGTGCCGAGCAGGGCCACGGCCAGCCAACGCGCACGTTGCCCGGCGATCAGCGGCTGCAACCGTGGCGTCAGCATGTTGACCAGTTCGAACACCAGCAAACCGGCTAGCAGGCTCGGCAGCAACTTCAGGGGCAACGCCAGCAGCAGGCCGGCAAACACGATGATCCAGCTGGCCAGGGTGACCTGGCGGGGGGTGAAAGTCATACAGCCTCAGGGGCAGACAACGGAAAAGACCCGCAGTCTGCCAGCCTTCGTCCTACAGGCATAGGCGCAGGTCATTTCTTCTTCAGGCAGTCGCTCATGAACGCTTTGCGCTCGTCACCCTTGAGTGCCTTGGTGCTGGCGTCGGCGTTGCAGGTCTTCATCTTTTCCTGCTGGGTGGCAGGCACGCTCTTCTTCAGGCAGTTGCTCATGAACGCCTTGCGTTCGTCGCCCTTGAGCGCCTTGGCGGTGGCGTCGGCGTTACACGAGGTCATCTTTTCCTGTTGCGCGGTGGCGGCGAACCCTTGCGCGCTGAACAACACAGCCAACACCAGCAGTGGCATTTGCAACAGCTTCATGGAGTGGTCTCCCTGTTTCCGCGCCCGATGCGCGGTGGTGCCACTGAGTGTAGACAAGAATTTTTACAGCTCAGCCCGCGACTGGCGCCGGTACTGCTCCGGCGTGCAGTGGGCCTGGCGTTGGAACATGGCGATGAAGGCCGAGCCGCTGCTGTAGCCAAGGTCGAAGGCAATGGCCTGAATCGGCAAGCCCGCTTCCAGCGCCTCGATGGCGCGTAAAAAGCGCAGGCGCAGGCGCCATTCACCGAAACTGATGCCCAGTTCGCGAAGAAACTGGCGGGCCAGAGTACGTTCGCTGACATGCACCTGCGCGGCCCAGTCGGCCAGCGGGCGGTTGTCTCCCGGGGCGTGGCTCAAGGCGTCGAGCACCTGGCCCAGGCCCTCGCTGCGGGCGAAGGGCAGGTAGCAGGTTTGGGTCGGGGCCAGCAGCAACTGGTCGAGCAGTACCTGCACCAGGCGCTGGTCGCGTTCATCTTGCGCCACCTTCAGGTCACGCCGGGCGAAGTCGCCAAGGATGGCCTTGAGGATGTCGCTGATGACCAGGCTGCACGGTTGTTGCGGCAGGTCGGCGCACAGGCTGCGCGCCAGGTAGACCGAGCGGTAGACGATGGCCTGGGGGTTGTAACAGCCATGCTCGGTGCCCGGCGGCACCCAGACGGCGTAGTGCGGCGGCGAGAGAAAGCGCTGGCCTTCAACGTCCAGGTGCATGACGCCGTGGGCCGCGTAGTTCAGTTGGCCCCAGGTGTGGCGGTGTGGCGCGCTGTGGGTGTCGGCGCCAAATTCGTCATGGCGGAAGTACACCGGCGCCGGGAGTTGGTCGAAGCCGGGGATGTCGAGGTATTTGCGCGGCATGCTGTCTGCTTCAAAGGGTGGGTTGTCTGGATACAAGTATAGGCTTGCGGACAGACAGCGGATAATAGCGGGCTATCGGGGCCTGATGTGCAGGCCTTCGCGGGCAAGCCCGCTCCTACAGGTACAGCGCTGCCTGCAAACTGCGCGCTGCAAAGCAGGCCCAACCTTGCCAAACCGAGTAACCGCGACATGAACTACACCTTCCCCCTGCTCGCCATCCTCATCTGGGCTGGCAACACCG from Pseudomonas kermanshahensis carries:
- the urtC gene encoding urea ABC transporter permease subunit UrtC, with protein sequence MNQPLLVTASQKAGPRLSLAIGAVVVLLLLALPLLSLLPADHALQVSAYTLTLVGKILCYAIVALALDLVWGYAGLLSLGHGLFFALGGYAMGMYLMRQAAGDGLPGFMTFLSWTELPWYWAGTQHFAWALCLVVLAPGLLALVFGFFAFRSRIKGVYFSIMTQALTFAGMLLFFRNETGFGGNNGFTSFRTILGFDIAAQGTRAVLFLLTVGLLLASLYLCWRLTQSKFGRLLTAVRDAENRLMFCGYDPRGFKLLVWVLSAVLCGLAGALYVPQVGIINPSEMSPTNSIEAAVWVALGGRGTLIGPLLGAGLVNGMKSWFTVAFPEFWLFFLGALFILVTLYLPKGVVGLLKKRSQP
- the urtD gene encoding urea ABC transporter ATP-binding protein UrtD; protein product: MRGVPPVHPEFMLEPVFDNLGAGRDAIGLGSRRTAGLDTRHGTVLSLEDISVSFDGFKALNALNLYIGVGELRCIIGPNGAGKTTMMDVITGKTRPDTGSAFFGDTLDLTRMSEYQIAQAGIGRKFQKPTVFEALTVFENLELALKTDKSVWASLAARLSGEQQQRIDEVLTTLRLQSLAQRQAGLLSHGQKQFLEIGMLLVQEPQLLLLDEPVAGMTDAETEFTAELFKGLAGKHSLMVVEHDMGFVGSIADHVTVLHQGSVLAEGSLEQVQADERVVEVYLGR
- the urtE gene encoding urea ABC transporter ATP-binding subunit UrtE, which gives rise to MLKIDTLHQYYGGSHILRGLSFEAKVGEVTCLLGRNGVGKTTLLRCLMGLVAAREGSVEWEGKPITTLKPQQRVHAGIAYVPQGREIFPRLTVEENLLMGLSRFPAREAREVPAFIYELFPVLEQMKQRRGGDLSGGQQQQLAIGRALASRPRLLILDEPTEGIQPSVIKEIGAVIRRLAERGDMAILLVEQFYDFAEELADQYLVMARGEIIQRGRGENMQAEGVRGLVTI
- a CDS encoding GNAT family N-acetyltransferase; this translates as MSHEIRDALPADVPGILDIYNDAVRNTTAIWNETPVDLANRQAWFEARAQQGYPILVAVDETGVLGYASFGDWRPFEGFRHTVEHSVYIRGDQRGKGLGPVLMAALIERARGCGKHVMVAAIESGNAASVRLHERLGFVVTGQMPQVGVKFGRWLDLTFMQLVLNPGAEPA
- a CDS encoding chaperone modulator CbpM; this encodes MSSTLIVQLDMRTLCQEADITADYVIEIVEHGIVEPSGRTPEDWLFDDQAPLLAKRAAKLHQELELEWEGVALALELLQEVQQLRSENSMLKQRLGRFIQM
- the cbpA gene encoding curved DNA-binding protein, with amino-acid sequence MDFKDYYKILGVEPTADDKAIKAAYRKLARKYHPDVSKERDAEDKFKEANEAYEVLGDAQKRAEFDEIRKYGGQHGRPFQAPPGWENRGGGAGGGFEGGDFSDFFSSIFGARGGNPFGGARQQRSAGRRGQDVELELAVFLEETLSKESKQISFQVPQTNAAGQRTGFTTKTLNVKIPAGVTDGERIRLKGQGAPGSGGGPNGDLFLTIRMAPHPLFDVEGHDLIITVPLAPWEAALGTKVAVPTLDGKINLTIRPDSQSGQRLRVPGKGLANKQGERGNLYAQLKVVMPTASDESTRELWAKLSEKAAFNPRAQWSK
- a CDS encoding Hsp70 family protein — translated: MSDVSPARALGIDFGTSNSTVGWHRPGTESLIALEDGKITLPSVVFFNIEERRPVYGRLALHEYLEGYEGRLMRSLKSLLGSKLIKHDTSVLGSALPFKDLLGMFIGELKKRAETAAERSFDQVVLGRPVFFVDEDPAADQEAEDTLADVARKIGFKDVSFQYEPIAAAFDYESSISREELVLIVDIGGGTSDFTLIRLSPERHLVAERQSDILATGGVHIGGTDFDKQLSLQGVMPLFGYGSRMKSGALMPTSYHLNLATWHTINALYSQKSQLALGNMRYDIEDTLGIDRLFKLIEQRAGHWLAMEVEASKIELTEHDSRHIDLRRVEPELTAELTRAVFEAAIEGLLERVRGSVSELLNKAGVSEGQVDTVFFTGGSSGIPALRNSVAAMLPNARHVEGNIFGSIGSGLAIEARKRYGSI
- a CDS encoding AI-2E family transporter — encoded protein: MTFTPRQVTLASWIIVFAGLLLALPLKLLPSLLAGLLVFELVNMLTPRLQPLIAGQRARWLAVALLGTLVVTTLTLLIAGAFSFLLHEAENPGASLDKFMALVERARGQLPPFIEGYLPASAAEFKVAIGDWLKSHLGELQLVGKGMAHMFVTLLIGMILGAIVALQRIPDISRRKPLAAALFERLSLLVQAFRNIVFAQIKISLLNTTFTGLFLAVVLPLFGVHLPLTKTLIVLTFLLGLLPVIGNLMSNTLITIVGLSLSIWVALAALGYLIVIHKVEYFLNARIVGGQISAKSWELLLAMLVFEAAFGLPGVVAGPIYYAYLKSELRRAELV
- a CDS encoding PsiF family protein encodes the protein MKLLQMPLLVLAVLFSAQGFAATAQQEKMTSCNADATAKALKGDERKAFMSNCLKKSVPATQQEKMKTCNADASTKALKGDERKAFMSDCLKKK
- a CDS encoding AraC family transcriptional regulator gives rise to the protein MPRKYLDIPGFDQLPAPVYFRHDEFGADTHSAPHRHTWGQLNYAAHGVMHLDVEGQRFLSPPHYAVWVPPGTEHGCYNPQAIVYRSVYLARSLCADLPQQPCSLVISDILKAILGDFARRDLKVAQDERDQRLVQVLLDQLLLAPTQTCYLPFARSEGLGQVLDALSHAPGDNRPLADWAAQVHVSERTLARQFLRELGISFGEWRLRLRFLRAIEALEAGLPIQAIAFDLGYSSGSAFIAMFQRQAHCTPEQYRRQSRAEL